The window AATCAAGCTCAATGTGCGCGCCGGAAACTTTCCAATGCTCGCGCTGTTTTTTGTATTTAAACCACTGCGCAAATCCCAATAGTTTTAACATACGCGCAGTTTCGGAAACATCAGAAACGGTAATTTCGTACTCCTGCATCACCTTATATTTTCCGTGATTGCGCTCCGGAGTAATTTTAATTGTCAAAGCAGCGGGGCCGTTTTCCCGCTCACGCAACCGTAGGGTTGCTTTCTGCTTCCGCAATGTTTTGTCGGGCGTATCAAAAAAATAATTCCGCTCCTCCCCTTTCCACTCGCATACCCCGCCTAATTTTTTTATGTTCGCGCGGACAGCGTTAAAACTTTTGACGCGGAATTTTACTTCGGTTTCGTTCATAAATTGTTGACGTTTTTACAGCTTAAGCTATGAACATGTAAACAGTTAATGCACAAAAATTTGGCTCGGTAATAATGCAGATGCGAAAATATTTAATACGGTACCTATAGTTTCAGTATATATGAGTATCCCCGCGGTCGCCTTAGGCGACCGCGGGGATCATATGCTCTTACTTCTTATTTCTTACGTCTTACTTCTCACTCTACGGCACGATGGATACCATGAGTGACCGGTCGGGAGCGAAGAGTTCTTCAACGCCCGCTACCGCGTCAGCCCATGTCGTTGTTTCGATGACCTTCACTAGTTCTTCTTGCGTCTGTACGCACCCGAAAATCGAGAGGTCGATGAGCGTCGCAAGCACAAGCCCGGAGAGCTGAACCTGCTTCAACCTCATCCCCAGAAGCAACTCGTCACGCTCCACCTCAAACCACTTGCGCCCCCGCCGCTTCACGAGCTCGGGAATCTGCTTGAATGCCTCCGCGCATGCCACGAAGTGGTCGGGAGCGGCATCGACGCCGAGCCGGCAGAATCGCAAGTCGCGGAACGTCTCGATGGTCGGCCGTACGGCGTAGACAATGCCGAGTTTCTCCCGAAGCGTCGCGAAGCACGCGGATGCCGCAACGTTCACGCATAACATCGCGCGCTGTTCATGCATGAGCGTGAGCGGTGTCGCGCGCATGCGCAAGACAGAACACTCGCCGGCAGGCTCATCGTCGTTTGAAGGCAGGCCAAGCACGTCACTCGGACGAACGACATACTGGCCGCACCGGATGGGACTTGCCGCCATCGGAGCAACTATCGTACGCTTCGCGTCTCCGTCGTGCGGAAGCTTTGGGAACGCTTCTGCTGCTGCCCGCATCACCTCGGAAAACGTGGTGCTTCCCGCGACAACGAGCGCCATGTTCGGCAACGTGTGATAACGGACGAAGTGATCCTTGATGGCGCCTGCCGTCCACCGATTGATACCTTCCGATGTTTCAACGCGAAGAACAGGGTGTCCTTCGGGAAACGCCGCGCGCAAGATGGCGCGATGCACCGGCGTTGTCCGCGGCCCCACTTCGGCAAGTTCACGCTGGTGGATTTCCTGAAGATGAGTGATGGAAAGATGCTTCGGAAACACTCGCGCGTATACCGCGAGGAATCGCAGCATCTCCCGAAGCCGAAGCGAAACGCCGCGTACCATCCACCACGTACTTTCCGCGCCGGTACTTCCCAAATCTTCCGGAAGAAATCCGCGCTCGATTGCGTATCGCCGCGCCTTCGACACATCGCCGGAATCGCTACCCGCAATACCCATCGCATGTTCTACCGCGTGCGAAAGACCCGGCATCTCGGGAGGATCCTGCCGAACCCCGGCGAACATCACGAGACCGGCCGAAACCTGCGGAGGGTCAATGCGCATTGACTTCACAAACACGCGAAGACCATGCTTCGTGACACCGCACCGAAACGCAAAGATATCTCTCATGACTCACGCTCCAAATCGGGACGGACATTTACCTGACACTCCTTCCACCATACCATTTCAATAGACAAAAAAGAATAATAACGCTAGAATGTAAGCGATGAAAAACATTGATATACAAATTCAGCAGCTCCAACGCGACAAGTATCATTCCCGCTGGTCGCCGAAAATATTAGCCGACATCGCGCGCCTCAAGGCGGGCGAGCCGCTGGATTATGTCATCGGCTGGGCGCCATTTTTGAGGTGCCGCATTGACCTTTCAGCGCATCCGTTAATCCCCCGCCCGGAAACCGAATTTTGGACAGAAGCGTTCATTTCGGACGCCGGTCATCGGACTCCAAACAAATCACTTCGCGTTTTAGATATTTTTTCCGGTTCC is drawn from bacterium and contains these coding sequences:
- a CDS encoding class IV adenylate cyclase, which encodes MNETEVKFRVKSFNAVRANIKKLGGVCEWKGEERNYFFDTPDKTLRKQKATLRLRERENGPAALTIKITPERNHGKYKVMQEYEITVSDVSETARMLKLLGFAQWFKYKKQREHWKVSGAHIELDFVGKLRFVEIEASKKKIDALAKTLGLDWKNSTTKGYLSILGEK
- a CDS encoding insulinase family protein; translated protein: MRDIFAFRCGVTKHGLRVFVKSMRIDPPQVSAGLVMFAGVRQDPPEMPGLSHAVEHAMGIAGSDSGDVSKARRYAIERGFLPEDLGSTGAESTWWMVRGVSLRLREMLRFLAVYARVFPKHLSITHLQEIHQRELAEVGPRTTPVHRAILRAAFPEGHPVLRVETSEGINRWTAGAIKDHFVRYHTLPNMALVVAGSTTFSEVMRAAAEAFPKLPHDGDAKRTIVAPMAASPIRCGQYVVRPSDVLGLPSNDDEPAGECSVLRMRATPLTLMHEQRAMLCVNVAASACFATLREKLGIVYAVRPTIETFRDLRFCRLGVDAAPDHFVACAEAFKQIPELVKRRGRKWFEVERDELLLGMRLKQVQLSGLVLATLIDLSIFGCVQTQEELVKVIETTTWADAVAGVEELFAPDRSLMVSIVP